A single Elephas maximus indicus isolate mEleMax1 chromosome 2, mEleMax1 primary haplotype, whole genome shotgun sequence DNA region contains:
- the ZNF692 gene encoding zinc finger protein 692 isoform X1, protein MASSPADVSRRRQEKRRQLDARRSKCRIRLGGHMEQWCLLKERLGFSLHSQLAKFLLDRYISSGCILCAGPEPSPPKGLQYLVLLCHAHSRECSLVPGLRGPGGHDGGLVWECSAGHTFSWDPSLGCTPPEAPRPIPLQRSARRSWCSETRSGQEEPAGLESEDSERIQESKLPRGVGPPPENSLPPGEEEKEEEEDEEEMLSDASPWTYSSSPDDSEPDAPGSPRPPPAPLPHSLKVEEIPPVPSDLPTSLAAPGPSDLPIPLAAPSSSVSSLCSGLPLTAEIRIQPDLSETPQAAQETEPPASSGSQAQSVPALSWDEDTAQIGPKRIRKAAKRELLPCDFPGCGKIFSNRQYLNHHKKYQHIHQKSFSCPEPTCGKSFNFKKHLKEHVKLHSDTRDYICEFCARSFRTSSNLVIHRRIHTGEKPLQCEICGFTCRQKASLNWHRRKHAETAAALLFPCEFCGKRFEKPDSVAAHRSKSHPAPLPGPQESPGPLEPSPSISVSGPLGSTEAPKAMQVGATPSLSTQASALLPQK, encoded by the exons ATGGCTTCTTCCCCAGCGGACGTGTCCCGTAGGCGGCAAGAGAAGCGGCGGCAGCTGGACGCCCGCCGCAGCAAGTGTCGCATACGCCTGGGCGGCCACATGGAGCAGTGGTGCCTCCTGAAGGAGCGGCTGGGCTTCTCCCTGCACTCGCAGCTTGCCAAGTTCCTGCTGGATCG GTACATTTCTTCAGGCTGCATACTCTGTGCAG GCCCTGAGCCTTCACCCCCCAAGGGTCTGCAGTACCTTGTACTCCTGTGCCACGCTCACAGCCGAGAGTGCAGCCTGGTGCCTGGGCTGCGAGGGCCTGGGGGACATGATGGGGGACTCGTGTGGGAGTGCTCGGCAGGCCACACCTTCTCCTGGGACCCCTCTTTGGGCTGCACACCTCCAGAGGCACCCAGGCCAATCCCCCTTCAACGCTCTGCCCGGAGAAGCTGGTGCTCAGAGACCAGGAGTGGACAGGAAGAGCCTGCAG GTTTGGAATCTGAGGATAGTGAGAGGATTCAGGAGTCCAAGTTGCCCAG GGGGGTAGGACCCCCACCAGAGAATTCCCTGCCCccaggagaggaagagaaggaggaagaagaggatgaAGAGGAGATGCTTAGTGATGCCAGCCCATGGACCTACAGCTCCTCCCCAGATGA CAGTGAGCCAGATGCCCCTGGGTCCCCAAGACCACCTCCTGCCCCTCTTCCCCACTCCCTTAAGGTGGAAGAAATACCACCTGTCCCCTCAGACCTTCCCACTTCTCTGGCTGCACCTGGTCCCTCAGACCTTCCCATTCCTCTGGCTGCACCGTCCTCTTCAGTGTCCTCACTGTGTTCTGGACTTCCTCTGACTGCGGAAATCAGAATACAGCCGGATCTCAGCGAGACCCCTCAGGCAGCCCAGGAGACTGAGCCCCCAGCCAG CTCTGGGAGTCAGGCCCAGTCTGTTCCAGCCCTGTCCTGGGATGAAGACACTGCACAGATTGGCCCCAAGAGAATCAG GAAAGCTGCCAAAAGAGAGCTTCTGCCTTGTGACTTCCCTGGCTGTGGAAAGATCTTCTCTAATCGGCAGTATTTAAAT CACCACAAGAAGTACCAGCATATCCACCAGAAGTCCTTCTCCTGCCCAGAGCCGACCTGTGGGAAGTCTTTCAACTTTAAGAAACACCTGAAGGAGCATGTGAAGTTGCACAGTG ACACCCGGGACtatatctgtgagttctgtgctcGATCGTTCCGTACCAGCAGCAACCTTGTTATCCACCGGCGCatccacactggagagaaacccctGCA GTGTGAGATCTGTGGGTTTACCTGCCGCCAGAAGGCCTCCCTGAACTGGCATCGGCGCAAGCACGCAGAGACGGCGGCTGCCTTGCTCTTCCCCTGTGAGTTCTGTGGCAAGCGCTTTGAAAAGCCGGACAGCGTTGCAGCCCACCGCAGCAAAAGCCACCCAGCACCACTCCCGGGCCCACAGGAGTCACCTGGCCCTTTGGAGCCCTCTCCCAGCATCTCTGTCTCTGGGCCTCTGGGGTCTACTGAGGCCCCAAAGGCCATGCAGGTAGGGGCCACGCCCTCCCTGTCTACTCAGGCTTCGGCCCTGCTGCCTCAGAAATGA
- the ZNF692 gene encoding zinc finger protein 692 isoform X2: MASSPADVSRRRQEKRRQLDARRSKCRIRLGGHMEQWCLLKERLGFSLHSQLAKFLLDRYISSGCILCAGPEPSPPKGLQYLVLLCHAHSRECSLVPGLRGPGGHDGGLVWECSAGHTFSWDPSLGCTPPEAPRPIPLQRSARRSWCSETRSGQEEPAGEEEKEEEEDEEEMLSDASPWTYSSSPDDSEPDAPGSPRPPPAPLPHSLKVEEIPPVPSDLPTSLAAPGPSDLPIPLAAPSSSVSSLCSGLPLTAEIRIQPDLSETPQAAQETEPPASSGSQAQSVPALSWDEDTAQIGPKRIRKAAKRELLPCDFPGCGKIFSNRQYLNHHKKYQHIHQKSFSCPEPTCGKSFNFKKHLKEHVKLHSDTRDYICEFCARSFRTSSNLVIHRRIHTGEKPLQCEICGFTCRQKASLNWHRRKHAETAAALLFPCEFCGKRFEKPDSVAAHRSKSHPAPLPGPQESPGPLEPSPSISVSGPLGSTEAPKAMQVGATPSLSTQASALLPQK, translated from the exons ATGGCTTCTTCCCCAGCGGACGTGTCCCGTAGGCGGCAAGAGAAGCGGCGGCAGCTGGACGCCCGCCGCAGCAAGTGTCGCATACGCCTGGGCGGCCACATGGAGCAGTGGTGCCTCCTGAAGGAGCGGCTGGGCTTCTCCCTGCACTCGCAGCTTGCCAAGTTCCTGCTGGATCG GTACATTTCTTCAGGCTGCATACTCTGTGCAG GCCCTGAGCCTTCACCCCCCAAGGGTCTGCAGTACCTTGTACTCCTGTGCCACGCTCACAGCCGAGAGTGCAGCCTGGTGCCTGGGCTGCGAGGGCCTGGGGGACATGATGGGGGACTCGTGTGGGAGTGCTCGGCAGGCCACACCTTCTCCTGGGACCCCTCTTTGGGCTGCACACCTCCAGAGGCACCCAGGCCAATCCCCCTTCAACGCTCTGCCCGGAGAAGCTGGTGCTCAGAGACCAGGAGTGGACAGGAAGAGCCTGCAG gagaggaagagaaggaggaagaagaggatgaAGAGGAGATGCTTAGTGATGCCAGCCCATGGACCTACAGCTCCTCCCCAGATGA CAGTGAGCCAGATGCCCCTGGGTCCCCAAGACCACCTCCTGCCCCTCTTCCCCACTCCCTTAAGGTGGAAGAAATACCACCTGTCCCCTCAGACCTTCCCACTTCTCTGGCTGCACCTGGTCCCTCAGACCTTCCCATTCCTCTGGCTGCACCGTCCTCTTCAGTGTCCTCACTGTGTTCTGGACTTCCTCTGACTGCGGAAATCAGAATACAGCCGGATCTCAGCGAGACCCCTCAGGCAGCCCAGGAGACTGAGCCCCCAGCCAG CTCTGGGAGTCAGGCCCAGTCTGTTCCAGCCCTGTCCTGGGATGAAGACACTGCACAGATTGGCCCCAAGAGAATCAG GAAAGCTGCCAAAAGAGAGCTTCTGCCTTGTGACTTCCCTGGCTGTGGAAAGATCTTCTCTAATCGGCAGTATTTAAAT CACCACAAGAAGTACCAGCATATCCACCAGAAGTCCTTCTCCTGCCCAGAGCCGACCTGTGGGAAGTCTTTCAACTTTAAGAAACACCTGAAGGAGCATGTGAAGTTGCACAGTG ACACCCGGGACtatatctgtgagttctgtgctcGATCGTTCCGTACCAGCAGCAACCTTGTTATCCACCGGCGCatccacactggagagaaacccctGCA GTGTGAGATCTGTGGGTTTACCTGCCGCCAGAAGGCCTCCCTGAACTGGCATCGGCGCAAGCACGCAGAGACGGCGGCTGCCTTGCTCTTCCCCTGTGAGTTCTGTGGCAAGCGCTTTGAAAAGCCGGACAGCGTTGCAGCCCACCGCAGCAAAAGCCACCCAGCACCACTCCCGGGCCCACAGGAGTCACCTGGCCCTTTGGAGCCCTCTCCCAGCATCTCTGTCTCTGGGCCTCTGGGGTCTACTGAGGCCCCAAAGGCCATGCAGGTAGGGGCCACGCCCTCCCTGTCTACTCAGGCTTCGGCCCTGCTGCCTCAGAAATGA
- the ZNF692 gene encoding zinc finger protein 692 isoform X3, producing MAEGIWPAKPPPPDLSPLLLAGTFLQAAYSVQALSLHPPRVCSTLYSCATLTAESAAWCLGCEGLGDMMGDSCGSARQATPSPGTPLWAAHLQRHPGQSPFNALPGEAGAQRPGVDRKSLQERKRRRKKRMKRRCLVMPAHGPTAPPQMSNSEPDAPGSPRPPPAPLPHSLKVEEIPPVPSDLPTSLAAPGPSDLPIPLAAPSSSVSSLCSGLPLTAEIRIQPDLSETPQAAQETEPPASSGSQAQSVPALSWDEDTAQIGPKRIRKAAKRELLPCDFPGCGKIFSNRQYLNHHKKYQHIHQKSFSCPEPTCGKSFNFKKHLKEHVKLHSDTRDYICEFCARSFRTSSNLVIHRRIHTGEKPLQCEICGFTCRQKASLNWHRRKHAETAAALLFPCEFCGKRFEKPDSVAAHRSKSHPAPLPGPQESPGPLEPSPSISVSGPLGSTEAPKAMQVGATPSLSTQASALLPQK from the exons ATGGCTGAGGGCATTTGGCCAGCTAAGCCCCCACCACCTGACCTGTCTCCTCTCCTGCTGGCAGGTACATTTCTTCAGGCTGCATACTCTGTGCAG GCCCTGAGCCTTCACCCCCCAAGGGTCTGCAGTACCTTGTACTCCTGTGCCACGCTCACAGCCGAGAGTGCAGCCTGGTGCCTGGGCTGCGAGGGCCTGGGGGACATGATGGGGGACTCGTGTGGGAGTGCTCGGCAGGCCACACCTTCTCCTGGGACCCCTCTTTGGGCTGCACACCTCCAGAGGCACCCAGGCCAATCCCCCTTCAACGCTCTGCCCGGAGAAGCTGGTGCTCAGAGACCAGGAGTGGACAGGAAGAGCCTGCAG gagaggaagagaaggaggaagaagaggatgaAGAGGAGATGCTTAGTGATGCCAGCCCATGGACCTACAGCTCCTCCCCAGATGAGCAA CAGTGAGCCAGATGCCCCTGGGTCCCCAAGACCACCTCCTGCCCCTCTTCCCCACTCCCTTAAGGTGGAAGAAATACCACCTGTCCCCTCAGACCTTCCCACTTCTCTGGCTGCACCTGGTCCCTCAGACCTTCCCATTCCTCTGGCTGCACCGTCCTCTTCAGTGTCCTCACTGTGTTCTGGACTTCCTCTGACTGCGGAAATCAGAATACAGCCGGATCTCAGCGAGACCCCTCAGGCAGCCCAGGAGACTGAGCCCCCAGCCAG CTCTGGGAGTCAGGCCCAGTCTGTTCCAGCCCTGTCCTGGGATGAAGACACTGCACAGATTGGCCCCAAGAGAATCAG GAAAGCTGCCAAAAGAGAGCTTCTGCCTTGTGACTTCCCTGGCTGTGGAAAGATCTTCTCTAATCGGCAGTATTTAAAT CACCACAAGAAGTACCAGCATATCCACCAGAAGTCCTTCTCCTGCCCAGAGCCGACCTGTGGGAAGTCTTTCAACTTTAAGAAACACCTGAAGGAGCATGTGAAGTTGCACAGTG ACACCCGGGACtatatctgtgagttctgtgctcGATCGTTCCGTACCAGCAGCAACCTTGTTATCCACCGGCGCatccacactggagagaaacccctGCA GTGTGAGATCTGTGGGTTTACCTGCCGCCAGAAGGCCTCCCTGAACTGGCATCGGCGCAAGCACGCAGAGACGGCGGCTGCCTTGCTCTTCCCCTGTGAGTTCTGTGGCAAGCGCTTTGAAAAGCCGGACAGCGTTGCAGCCCACCGCAGCAAAAGCCACCCAGCACCACTCCCGGGCCCACAGGAGTCACCTGGCCCTTTGGAGCCCTCTCCCAGCATCTCTGTCTCTGGGCCTCTGGGGTCTACTGAGGCCCCAAAGGCCATGCAGGTAGGGGCCACGCCCTCCCTGTCTACTCAGGCTTCGGCCCTGCTGCCTCAGAAATGA